A window of the Polaribacter batillariae genome harbors these coding sequences:
- a CDS encoding mannose-1-phosphate guanylyltransferase: MKNNKNYYAVIMAGGIGTRFWPISTSKYPKQFHDVLGVGQSLIQRTFERINDLVPTKNILIATNENYENLVLQQLPKVKKNQLLLEPAMKNTAPCILYAALKIYNQNPDGVMLVAPSDHWIDDENEFTNNIKTSFDACLEKDILMTLGIQPDSPNTGYGYIQFKKEASKIKKVTNFTEKPDLETAKKFLENGDYLWNAGIFVWSAKSIIKAFKNFLPEMVDILDDGNRVYNTDFEDDFIKNNYTKCKNISIDFAIMEKANNVHVLPVDFGWSDLGTWGSLYSKLEKDETENAVVGATTIFRNANGNMVRTQSGKKVVIQGLSDFMVIEKEDVLLICPKKDEQDIKQISTQVKANFGDDFV, encoded by the coding sequence ATGAAAAATAATAAAAATTATTACGCAGTAATAATGGCTGGAGGAATTGGTACTCGATTTTGGCCAATTAGCACCTCTAAATATCCAAAGCAATTTCACGATGTTTTGGGAGTTGGACAAAGTTTAATACAGCGTACTTTCGAAAGAATTAACGATTTAGTTCCTACAAAAAACATATTAATTGCTACTAACGAAAACTACGAGAATTTGGTTTTACAGCAATTACCAAAAGTAAAGAAAAACCAGCTATTGTTAGAACCTGCCATGAAAAATACAGCTCCTTGTATTTTATATGCCGCTTTAAAAATTTACAATCAAAACCCTGATGGTGTAATGTTGGTTGCTCCATCTGACCATTGGATAGATGACGAAAATGAGTTTACAAACAACATTAAAACTTCTTTTGATGCTTGCTTAGAAAAAGATATTTTAATGACTTTAGGCATTCAGCCAGACTCTCCAAATACGGGTTATGGTTATATTCAATTTAAAAAAGAAGCTTCAAAAATAAAAAAAGTAACCAATTTCACCGAAAAACCAGATCTAGAAACAGCAAAAAAATTTTTAGAAAATGGAGATTACCTTTGGAATGCAGGTATATTTGTTTGGTCTGCCAAAAGTATTATCAAAGCATTTAAAAATTTTCTACCAGAAATGGTCGATATTTTAGACGATGGCAATCGTGTGTATAATACAGATTTCGAAGACGATTTCATCAAAAATAATTATACAAAATGTAAAAATATTTCAATTGATTTTGCCATTATGGAAAAAGCAAATAATGTACATGTTCTTCCAGTAGATTTTGGCTGGAGCGATTTAGGTACTTGGGGCTCTTTGTATAGCAAATTAGAAAAAGACGAAACCGAAAATGCTGTTGTTGGCGCAACTACTATTTTTAGAAACGCCAATGGAAATATGGTTCGTACACAATCTGGTAAAAAAGTAGTTATACAAGGTTTAAGCGACTTTATGGTTATAGAAAAAGAAGATGTACTTTTAATTTGTCCTAAAAAAGACGAGCAAGATATTAAACAAATTAGTACCCAAGTGAAAGCGAACTTTGGCGACGATTTTGTTTAA
- a CDS encoding DUF389 domain-containing protein: MEEDIKKNIKPHSPEENSKPEDSKQSVKNEAKGLLESIKNFLIELFDFRDDTDQEATLEAIKADIPFKGATAWILIFAVFVASIGLNANSTAVVIGAMLISPLMGPILGLGMSFALNDINTFKKSLINLGIMIGLSLFASFMFFYFFPLSEDTSELLGRVSPDIRDVLIAFFGGLALMVARTKRGTIASVIFGVAIATALMPPLCTAGYGLAKGNFSYFFGAMYLFTINTIFIALAAFIVLKMLRFPMHKYANAAKRKRYATIASVVGVAVMIPAIFTFINVFKENQVNTEIRNFIKNEISSNPSYLLMESPYEKESKTLELKFFNEVSEAEENSLKNRLLTDPRYKNLKEISLKIRDSDTKSFDLITTAYKEKREELQESKNIIAGLQKQIAELQETISTLNARIEQDALNKNQKVIAFSRIAKDAKIRYVDIEQISFANKLSSKDFINIDTIPVVAIKWNKKLNDSIIKPKERELRNWLQKEMQLDTLFIKRD; this comes from the coding sequence ATGGAAGAAGATATAAAGAAGAATATAAAACCACATTCACCAGAAGAGAATTCTAAACCCGAAGATTCTAAGCAAAGTGTTAAGAATGAAGCAAAAGGATTGCTTGAAAGTATTAAAAATTTTTTAATTGAACTTTTCGACTTTAGAGACGACACAGATCAGGAAGCTACTTTAGAAGCCATAAAAGCAGATATTCCTTTTAAAGGCGCAACAGCTTGGATTCTTATATTTGCCGTTTTTGTGGCGTCCATAGGTTTAAATGCCAATTCTACAGCAGTGGTTATTGGAGCCATGTTAATTTCTCCTTTAATGGGGCCAATTTTAGGTTTGGGAATGTCTTTTGCTTTAAATGACATTAATACATTTAAAAAATCGCTTATTAACTTAGGAATTATGATTGGGCTAAGTTTATTTGCCTCTTTTATGTTTTTCTATTTTTTTCCTTTAAGTGAAGATACTTCAGAATTATTAGGTCGTGTAAGTCCAGATATTCGAGATGTTTTAATTGCGTTTTTTGGAGGTTTAGCACTAATGGTTGCACGAACTAAAAGAGGCACAATTGCTTCTGTAATTTTTGGGGTTGCGATTGCCACAGCTTTAATGCCTCCTTTATGTACAGCTGGTTATGGCTTAGCAAAAGGCAATTTTTCTTACTTTTTTGGTGCCATGTATTTGTTTACAATTAACACCATTTTTATTGCCTTGGCAGCTTTTATTGTATTAAAAATGTTGCGTTTTCCTATGCATAAATATGCAAATGCAGCCAAAAGAAAGCGGTATGCAACAATTGCGTCTGTAGTAGGTGTTGCAGTAATGATTCCTGCAATATTTACATTTATTAATGTATTTAAAGAAAACCAAGTGAATACAGAAATTAGAAATTTTATTAAAAATGAAATCAGTTCTAATCCTTCTTATTTGTTAATGGAAAGTCCTTATGAGAAAGAATCTAAAACATTAGAATTAAAATTTTTTAACGAAGTAAGTGAAGCTGAAGAAAACTCTTTAAAAAATAGGTTGTTAACCGACCCAAGATATAAAAATCTAAAAGAAATTTCTTTAAAAATAAGAGATAGTGATACCAAAAGCTTCGATTTAATTACAACTGCTTATAAAGAGAAGCGTGAAGAACTTCAAGAAAGTAAAAATATTATTGCAGGTTTACAAAAGCAAATTGCAGAGTTACAAGAAACCATCTCTACATTAAATGCAAGAATAGAGCAAGATGCACTAAATAAAAATCAAAAAGTTATTGCTTTTAGTAGAATTGCAAAAGATGCTAAAATTAGGTATGTAGATATCGAACAAATTAGTTTTGCCAATAAACTATCATCTAAAGATTTTATAAATATAGACACAATACCTGTGGTTGCTATAAAATGGAATAAAAAATTAAACGATAGCATAATTAAACCCAAAGAAAGAGAACTTAGAAATTGGCTACAAAAAGAAATGCAATTAGATACCTTATTTATTAAAAGAGATTAG
- the porQ gene encoding type IX secretion system protein PorQ: protein MKFTKFLFFFFIFLTTINAQVGGENIYQFLNLSTSARQIGLGGEVLTLLDDVNQPIWNPATINAELDNQFSANYSSYLAGINVGSVSYAREISKRFGTIQGSIKYLNYGSFIEADQQGNETGTFNANDIAISVGYSYNLPYTNFYIGANLKLIHSNISNFSSVGIATDIGILYYSPYKSFSFTLVARNIGTQIKSFNGQIEKLPFVVALGGSYKLEYVPLKWYGTITNLQQWNISVANPSDQSIDLEGNITEKNVGFLGNAIRHLVIGAELFPESLINLRVGYNFRRAAELKLQNTRTFSGISFGFGVKMNRFKLNYAYSKYHSATNASTFSLEIDLNSQRNR, encoded by the coding sequence ATGAAATTTACTAAATTTTTATTTTTTTTCTTCATTTTTTTAACAACGATAAATGCACAAGTTGGAGGAGAAAATATATATCAGTTTTTAAATCTTTCGACTTCTGCAAGACAAATTGGTTTAGGAGGGGAAGTTTTAACTTTATTAGACGATGTAAATCAACCTATTTGGAATCCTGCTACTATAAATGCCGAACTTGACAATCAGTTTTCGGCAAACTATTCTAGTTATTTAGCAGGAATAAATGTTGGGTCTGTTTCTTATGCTAGAGAAATATCAAAAAGATTTGGAACTATTCAAGGAAGCATTAAATATTTAAATTATGGATCGTTTATTGAAGCAGATCAACAAGGAAATGAAACTGGTACTTTTAATGCTAATGATATTGCTATATCTGTTGGTTACTCTTATAATTTACCATATACAAATTTTTATATAGGAGCCAATCTTAAATTAATTCATTCAAACATAAGTAACTTTTCTTCGGTTGGAATTGCTACAGATATTGGAATTTTATATTATAGCCCATATAAATCGTTTTCTTTTACTTTAGTAGCAAGAAACATTGGAACTCAAATTAAATCTTTTAACGGACAAATTGAAAAATTACCTTTCGTTGTTGCTTTAGGAGGTTCTTATAAATTAGAATATGTACCTTTAAAATGGTATGGAACCATTACTAATTTACAACAATGGAATATTTCTGTTGCAAACCCTTCTGATCAATCCATTGATTTAGAAGGCAACATTACCGAAAAAAATGTAGGCTTTTTAGGAAATGCTATTAGACATTTGGTAATAGGTGCAGAACTATTTCCAGAAAGTCTTATCAATTTAAGAGTAGGCTACAACTTTAGAAGAGCAGCAGAATTAAAATTACAAAATACCAGAACTTTTAGCGGAATTTCTTTCGGTTTTGGTGTTAAAATGAATAGATTTAAATTAAATTATGCCTATTCTAAGTATCATTCAGCTACAAATGCGAGTACATTTAGTTTAGAAATTGATTTGAATAGTCAAAGAAACAGATAA
- the cmk gene encoding (d)CMP kinase: protein MSKKITIAIDGFSSTGKSSIAKLIAKKYNYIYVDTGAMYRAVTLFAKQHFFVGKDFLDKEKLISNLKDISLSFQFNKQLGFAEMFLNGKNVEKEIRTLEISQLVSKVAAISEVRKKLVAEQQKMGEKSGVVMDGRDIGTVVFPNAELKLFLTASADKRATRRYKELIDRGDKVSFKDILFNVEERDRIDSTREDSPLIKAKDAVEINNSDMGIKEQFERICSLIDRKLQEN from the coding sequence ATGAGTAAAAAAATTACTATTGCAATCGATGGATTTTCGTCAACAGGAAAAAGTAGTATCGCAAAATTAATTGCAAAAAAATACAATTATATTTATGTAGATACAGGTGCAATGTACAGAGCTGTTACGCTTTTTGCCAAACAACATTTTTTTGTAGGTAAAGATTTTTTAGATAAAGAAAAATTAATTTCAAATTTAAAAGACATCTCTCTTTCATTTCAGTTTAACAAACAATTAGGTTTTGCTGAAATGTTTTTAAATGGCAAAAATGTAGAAAAAGAAATAAGAACCTTAGAAATCTCTCAGCTGGTAAGCAAAGTCGCTGCAATATCTGAAGTAAGAAAAAAATTAGTGGCAGAACAACAAAAAATGGGAGAAAAAAGTGGTGTTGTAATGGATGGAAGAGATATTGGAACTGTTGTTTTTCCGAATGCTGAATTAAAATTATTTTTAACAGCTTCTGCAGATAAAAGAGCGACAAGACGTTATAAAGAATTAATAGATAGAGGCGATAAGGTTTCTTTTAAAGACATACTTTTTAATGTGGAAGAACGAGATAGAATAGACTCTACAAGAGAAGATTCTCCATTAATAAAAGCCAAAGATGCTGTAGAAATTAATAATTCTGATATGGGAATAAAAGAACAGTTCGAGAGAATTTGTAGTTTAATTGACAGAAAACTTCAAGAAAACTAA
- a CDS encoding 7-carboxy-7-deazaguanine synthase QueE — translation MDKKTQDLIDKGIMLPLMEEFYTIQGEGSHTGTAAYFIRVGGCDVGCHWCDVKESWNADLHPPTLADTIVQNVKKYANTVVITGGEPLMWSMDYITNLLQENHIKTHIETSGAYSFSGKWDWFCLSPKKTKLPLKENYREADELKMIIHNKSDFDFAEQEAVKVGKKCQLFLQPEWSKKEKMTEEIVNYVMKNPKWKISLQTHKYLNIP, via the coding sequence ATGGACAAAAAAACGCAGGATTTAATCGATAAAGGAATAATGCTTCCGTTAATGGAAGAATTTTACACCATACAAGGTGAAGGCTCTCATACAGGAACTGCAGCCTATTTTATTAGAGTTGGTGGTTGTGATGTGGGTTGCCATTGGTGTGATGTAAAGGAAAGTTGGAACGCAGATTTGCACCCGCCAACTTTAGCAGATACAATTGTGCAAAACGTAAAAAAGTACGCAAATACGGTTGTAATTACTGGTGGTGAACCGTTAATGTGGTCTATGGATTACATTACAAACCTACTTCAAGAAAATCATATAAAAACACATATCGAAACTTCTGGAGCGTATTCGTTTTCTGGAAAATGGGATTGGTTTTGTCTCTCGCCTAAAAAAACAAAACTACCATTAAAAGAAAATTACAGAGAAGCAGATGAGCTAAAAATGATTATCCACAACAAATCAGATTTTGATTTTGCGGAGCAAGAAGCTGTAAAAGTAGGCAAGAAATGCCAGCTTTTTTTACAACCCGAATGGAGTAAAAAAGAAAAAATGACCGAAGAAATTGTAAATTATGTGATGAAAAACCCAAAATGGAAAATTTCTTTACAGACCCATAAGTATTTAAACATTCCTTAA
- a CDS encoding RidA family protein: MKITLKILFLFLLLMNFSCKNELNSIIKHHKSHEKSRQNVPFSDAVQVGNIYFLTGQIGKNHKTGRIVGGGIEAETKQTLENIEAVLKQHNLTLKDVVKCTVILANIDDFSKMNTIYRTFFTDNLPARTTFAANLVAGANVEIEVIAAKR, from the coding sequence ATGAAAATTACTTTAAAAATCTTATTTCTTTTTTTATTATTGATGAATTTTTCCTGCAAAAACGAATTAAATTCTATTATAAAACATCACAAATCTCACGAAAAAAGCAGGCAAAATGTTCCTTTTTCAGATGCTGTGCAAGTTGGTAACATCTATTTCTTAACTGGACAAATTGGTAAAAACCATAAGACTGGTAGAATTGTTGGGGGAGGCATAGAAGCAGAAACCAAACAAACTCTCGAAAATATTGAAGCTGTTTTAAAACAACACAATTTAACATTAAAAGATGTTGTAAAATGCACCGTAATTTTAGCTAATATTGATGATTTTTCTAAAATGAATACAATTTATCGTACTTTCTTTACCGATAATTTACCTGCAAGAACTACCTTTGCAGCCAATTTAGTTGCTGGCGCAAATGTAGAAATTGAAGTAATAGCCGCAAAGAGGTAA
- the rpsA gene encoding 30S ribosomal protein S1 codes for MSEETKNTEEQVVATEVQETETTTPVVEEKKDPKQFLADFDWHKYEQGIEAVDEEKLQNFEKALEGTVGFVNERDVIEGTVIRITDRDAIIDINSKSEGVISLNEFRYNQGLKEGDTVEVLVDKREDSSGQLVLSHKKARVIKAWERVNNAHETGEVVNGFVKCRTRGGMIVDVFGIEAFLPGSQIDVKPIRDYDQYVEKTMEFKVVKINHEFKNVVVSHKALIEADIELQKKEIIGQLEKGQVLEGVVKNITSYGVFVDLGGVDGLIHITDLSWSRINHPNEVVELDQKLNVVILDFDDNKSRIQLGLKQLSAHPWEALDDTLKVGDKVTGEVVVLADYGAFVEVEQGVEGLIHVSEMSWSTHLRSAQDFVKVGDKVEAQVLTLDREDRKMSLGIKQLHPDPWTDITSKYPIGSTHTGTVRNYTNFGVFVELEEGIDGLVYISDLSWTKKIKHPSDFVTVGDKLEVQVLELDVENRKLNLGHKQTQENPWDAHEATYTIGSIHEGTVKEKNDKGAVVTFADGVEGFAPTRFLEKEDGSKLEKGDTVKFIVMEFSKEYRRVVVSHTSIFKEEEKRNIKAAAKKSADAEKTTFGDIGGLAALKEKMEAGAKKKK; via the coding sequence ATGTCTGAAGAAACAAAAAACACAGAAGAGCAAGTAGTTGCTACTGAAGTACAAGAAACTGAAACAACAACTCCTGTTGTCGAAGAAAAAAAAGATCCAAAACAATTTTTAGCAGATTTTGACTGGCACAAATACGAACAAGGTATTGAGGCTGTTGATGAAGAAAAATTGCAAAATTTTGAAAAAGCATTAGAAGGAACTGTAGGTTTTGTAAACGAACGTGACGTTATTGAAGGAACAGTAATTAGAATTACAGATAGAGATGCAATTATCGACATCAATTCTAAATCAGAAGGGGTTATTTCTTTAAACGAATTTCGTTACAACCAAGGTTTAAAAGAAGGAGATACAGTAGAGGTATTGGTTGACAAAAGAGAAGATTCTTCTGGTCAATTAGTATTGTCTCATAAAAAAGCAAGAGTAATTAAAGCTTGGGAAAGAGTGAATAATGCTCACGAAACTGGTGAAGTAGTAAACGGTTTTGTGAAGTGTAGAACTCGTGGTGGTATGATTGTAGATGTTTTTGGAATCGAAGCATTCTTACCAGGTTCTCAAATAGATGTAAAACCAATTAGAGATTACGACCAGTATGTAGAAAAAACAATGGAATTTAAAGTTGTAAAAATCAACCACGAATTTAAAAACGTTGTCGTTTCTCACAAAGCGCTTATCGAAGCAGATATCGAGTTACAGAAAAAAGAAATCATTGGCCAATTAGAAAAAGGACAAGTATTAGAAGGTGTTGTTAAAAACATTACTTCTTATGGTGTGTTTGTAGATTTAGGTGGTGTAGATGGTTTAATACACATTACAGATTTATCTTGGTCTAGAATTAATCACCCTAATGAGGTTGTAGAATTAGATCAAAAATTAAACGTTGTAATTTTAGACTTTGATGATAACAAATCTAGAATTCAATTAGGTTTAAAACAATTATCGGCACATCCTTGGGAAGCTTTAGACGACACTTTAAAAGTGGGTGATAAAGTAACAGGAGAAGTGGTTGTTTTAGCAGATTATGGTGCATTTGTAGAAGTAGAACAAGGTGTAGAAGGGTTAATTCACGTTTCGGAAATGTCTTGGTCAACACACTTACGTTCTGCACAAGATTTCGTAAAAGTTGGAGATAAAGTAGAAGCACAAGTGTTAACTTTAGATAGAGAAGACCGTAAAATGTCTTTAGGTATCAAACAATTACACCCAGATCCTTGGACAGATATTACCTCTAAATACCCTATAGGTTCTACACATACAGGAACTGTAAGAAATTACACGAACTTTGGTGTGTTTGTAGAATTAGAAGAAGGTATTGATGGTTTGGTATATATTTCTGATTTATCTTGGACGAAGAAAATCAAACATCCGTCAGATTTTGTAACTGTTGGAGACAAGTTAGAAGTACAAGTATTAGAGTTAGATGTAGAAAACAGAAAGTTAAACTTAGGTCATAAGCAAACACAAGAAAATCCTTGGGATGCGCATGAAGCTACCTACACAATCGGTTCTATACACGAAGGTACTGTTAAAGAAAAAAACGATAAAGGAGCTGTGGTAACTTTTGCTGATGGCGTAGAAGGTTTTGCACCAACTCGTTTCTTAGAAAAAGAAGACGGTTCTAAATTAGAAAAAGGAGATACAGTAAAGTTTATTGTAATGGAATTTTCTAAAGAATACAGACGAGTAGTTGTTTCTCATACTTCAATTTTTAAAGAAGAAGAAAAAAGAAACATCAAAGCTGCCGCTAAAAAATCTGCAGATGCAGAAAAAACAACTTTTGGAGACATTGGTGGTTTAGCAGCACTTAAAGAAAAAATGGAAGCTGGCGCGAAAAAGAAGAAGTAA
- a CDS encoding CDP-alcohol phosphatidyltransferase family protein, translating into MKLKLNIPQQLILFRFLLAPIILCLAYFIGESSKPIILILMYLGLISDILDGIIARKQEISSEKLRRLDSQTDMVFWLSIGFATWILYPNLIKENSIAIWSILIMEIACYVISYLKFGKETCTHAFLSKIWGLTLLIAFTSLIGFNYAGIPFYLAIIFGLISHIDVILIILILPKWTHDIPSAYHAYLIRKKKGFKKNILLNS; encoded by the coding sequence ATGAAACTTAAATTAAATATACCACAACAACTCATTTTATTCAGATTTCTATTAGCTCCTATAATTTTATGCCTTGCTTATTTTATTGGAGAATCCTCAAAACCAATCATTTTAATTTTAATGTATTTAGGTTTAATTTCCGATATTTTAGATGGAATTATTGCAAGGAAACAAGAAATTTCGTCAGAAAAACTAAGGAGATTAGACAGCCAAACAGATATGGTTTTTTGGCTCTCAATTGGTTTTGCAACTTGGATTTTATATCCGAATTTAATCAAAGAAAACTCTATTGCAATATGGTCTATTCTTATTATGGAAATTGCTTGTTATGTAATTAGTTATTTAAAATTTGGTAAAGAAACTTGTACCCACGCATTTCTATCTAAAATTTGGGGACTCACATTATTGATTGCTTTTACCTCTTTAATAGGTTTTAATTACGCAGGAATTCCATTTTATTTAGCAATTATTTTTGGTTTAATTTCTCATATTGATGTAATTTTAATCATTCTAATTCTTCCTAAATGGACGCACGATATTCCAAGTGCTTACCACGCGTATTTAATCAGAAAAAAGAAAGGTTTTAAGAAGAATATACTCTTAAATAGTTAA